TGTAAGCATTCAAAGTCTCATGTAAGTTTGCATGTAACTCATGCGGCGATCGTTCAAAAACCGTGTGCTCAATCAGTAAATTAGAGCTTGTTTCGAACGTAACGAATTTTACAGGGTTTTTACGTGATTTAGAAATACAGTACAAACGCTCACATCCTCACTTATGAACGCACACATATACGGTATACCCTATCTCTATAAGTATCTCCGAAAGACTAGACCAATATATCTTAAGACTTCCTACTATAGATTAATACGTCGCCTAtcattgaaagaataattagccgtaaatacgagtaTTCATGTTAAGCATCTtacataatttatttaaaattcctCCGTTTCATCGAGATCCTAATTAATTGCATCGATCAAAATGAATATCATTATATATATCATTTCATAGCGCAGGTAGTGCTATGAAATgacatataaattttttgtttgttctCCGAGTTTTTTCCCATAGTTTTTCTATAATCAATATttatcattatatatatatatatatatatatatatatgtcatttcatAGGGCAGTAATTATAGTACTGGACTAGTGAGTGTGATTTTTAACCgacaaatcaaattaaattagtgcgaggtagtaattaattaaactaagCAAGTTGCTGCCGACGGTGGCGAGTGGTCAGGTTCTTGGTGGACGACGTGCCGATCAGGAGGTACGAGAAGAAGGTGGAGGGGACGTTCCCGGAGCGGGAGATGTGGGCGTACGGATCCATCTGGGACGCCTCCGACTGGGCCACCGACGGCGGCCGCTACCGCGCCGACTACCGCTACCAGCCCTTCGTCTCCCGCTTCGCCGACCTCAAGGTCGGcggctgcgccaccgccgcgccgccggcgtgcaGCCCCGTGCCGGCgtcgtccggcggcggctccgcggCGCTCAGCCCGCAGCAGGAGGCCGCCATGGCGTGGGCGCAGCGCAACGCCATGGTCTACTACTACTGCCAGGATTACTCCAGGGATCACACCTTCTACCCCGAGTGCTGATGAACAGCGTCAAGATTATTGCTCATTGGCTCATTGCTTCGTTGGATTCATGTGAAGTGTGATCGAATTAGTGTGAACTTCATGCTGCACAGCTGCAATTTGGTAGTTGAGGCGTGCATAAGTTGATTAAAATCATTATCGTATGCAATGCGTCAGTTGTATCATAATATGGTTGCAGTGACTTAAGTAGCACCATAAGATCCTAAGTTCAAATTTCCATATGAACAAATTTCATATTGGGTTGTTTGACGGGTCAAATTCCCAATTTAAAAAGACTGTATACATCCGGTTAGATATAGAagccgggtaaaaaaatacctttatctaaaaaaaaaagttgtgtcaTGCTGCATTGTATAAGTGTTTATCAACTTCGAAGCAATGCATTGTCACAAATTGTTTGTCAGTAGTGTATAGTTTGAGGCTCTTGTTGAGCTACAAACTATGTTGTTGCCTATAACAATCCTTTCTGCCACTAGTTTGTATTGGTTGAGGAAAGTGTTTTACTGTCTCATAAGTTGATCAAATTCTTTATTCTTCATTAGTTATATCATGAGCTTAATTGAGCCCCGTAAGTGTTTTATCAACTTTGAAGCGATGCAGTATCACAGATTATTATTTGTCTATTTTGCAGAATTGAAGTTCTAGTTGTACTATGCTATCAACCCTCTTTCACTAGTTTGTTGTGTTGGTAGAGGAATGAGTATAGACTTTGAGAATGCTGAGTCCACCGAACTTGCCAAGGTACACAAAGAGCAAACATGAATTTGTGATGGTACAATACAGTGACAGATGAGGTGATTATGATTTGATAAGAACTGGACAAAATATCAGTGCCCTGAGCATCAATGGTATGACATATCACTACCCAACTGTACCTTTGATTTTTGTGGCAGATTCAACCACTCATGATACTAGTACAAAATTAATACATGGTTTTATCACCCAAAACAAATCACACATGATGTTATGCTCTAGAGATCAGTACTGTACAGAGAAAGATTGCAAGACTTGCTTGTGCTTGTACAACAAACCTAACCAAAGTGCTGATGTGTTATGCTATAGTATAACACAGCAGCAAAGGGAACAGCTGCTAACAGACAGAGACAATGAACTGAAGTCAAATGACTGTCTCTGATGTTGCTGCTACGGGCTACCTTACTCTGAAAACCTGCAGCCTGTCCTCGCTCAAGCATCCAAGGTACCTTTCCCCTGTCGACGAGCTCTCTGCAAACCTCAGATCAAGGATCGGTTGCCGGTGTGGCCTGAGATCAGCAAACGTCTGGAGTGAAGGCAGCCGCCATGTCCGGACTCCGCGCAGCGACTCGTCGCCATAGGCGAAGAGATGTTGCTGATTGCTTCTTCCGGTGCAGGGTATGATTGCGGATTTGGACATTCGCAATCCGCTCACATTGCCTCTGCAGATTTGGTCTCTGGCGAAGGACGTGTTGCTCGTCCTCCTTATGAGTGCATGGCAGCCTAGCTTCCCTGATGCAGAGGGTGTCGGTGACTGTGATTTGCCGGCTTGAGATGTGCCGTCGTCGGACAGCTCAACTTTTGGCCGGAAGGAAGCCACTAGGAGATCACTTGATGGAGGATTGCACGCAAGAGAGATGCAGACTCCGTGGTTTTCCATTCCATTTAGCAAATCTGGCCTGATCAGAAACACTAGCAAAAATGAACATTGGAAACCACAAAGAACTATGAACTTTGTTGTAAGTTTTAAAACTGTTTCATACCTGTTTCTGCTCCCGTCAACATCCCAGATGCAGGGTCCTATGGAAGATGCAGAAATGACCTTCCTGGAACCACCGCCATCTACAACAGAGTGGATCGTATGAACAGGGTGTGTAGATAGACCCATCATGGAATGCAACGGTGCAACAGTTTGGCGAATATCAAAGGTCAACAGCATGCCATTCTGTGAAACATCAATAGAGATTTCTAGTCAACCCTTCGAAGAGCACACAATGGTTAAGGAAGAACTGCACGAAATACTGAAAACTCAACCTGTAGTCCAGCATATATGTGATTCGGACTATTTTGATCGCCTGAACAGGACCAGCCAGGAGCCTGCAAGATAATGAAATCCAAAATAACAGGTCaagattcaatttttttttcactcaacAGCTTTAGATCAAGGCAAAGAAAATTTACATGCATctctgtcagaaaaaaaaagtatcatgatgctttttttttaaagaatatgCATATACTCTTCAAATTATAAAGATTGCAAACTTGGTGATCTCGTAAAGATTAAAATGTAAATTGGCATGAAAAACGTGCTGCATTTCCATATTTAAAGAGCTTCAGGGTTATGACATGACAAACAAAATAGCACCTCCAGGAGAAGaaaatgtatatataatatCTAGAATGTGCTTTCATGAAATAAAGTGGGAGATGGAGTTAGCCACAAAAAATTGTGTGAATGAGGTGAGCACTTTCGAATCAACAAGTAGGTAACAAAAAAATAGTTTCGAATGTTGTGAAACTGCAAGGTCAAAGAATCACCGGTAGATCATAATGAAGGACGACACTGTCAGTTGTCATGCTGGGAAATAAAACACAAGAACAGAAGTCAAACTTCTGAGTAAATgtgttgtgaaaaaaataatttgaacatGTTCAAGATAGACCTTAAAAGTGACAACTTCTTGCCTAGTGATGCAAAAACAACATGACCCCCAAGCAGTATACAGATATCCCTGATAGCTTTAGTATCAGATGGAAGGTGGATTTTCTGCAATCCCTGTCTAGACATGCTGAGCTGTCAAAATTAAGAATTAAAGGTACACAATATGAATAAACGACCAAATATAATCAGAAGAAGGATAGGTTACATAAAATCATTAGGGAAAGCATCAAGTTTAGAACATGTACCTTTGTGAGGACATGTTCAGCACCAATTCCAGGTGCCCTGCCAGAAGTGAGTATAATCTGGCTCGATGCATCTATGCCCATGACTCGAGCTCCATCAAGGAAAAACTCGTTCTACAAAACATAATTACCATTTCAAAACGCAGTTCTTTGATTAAAGAAAAGTGAATGGAACATTCAGGGAGGATAAAATCTCAATACCTATTTAATAATTATACCATCCCTGAGCATACCTACAATAGCTCCCACTCAAAATCTAGATTACAACCATTTGACCGTAAACTGTTCGATAGAAAAAGGCATGGATAGCCAGAAATGATAGGGTAACCTAAGATTGAGTAAAAGGTCAATTTTCCTGCAACACGTGTATAGGTTTTTAACCATTGTCTTGTCACGCTTGTGAATATTTCTTGCTTATTGAGGTATGCAATACATGAAAGGAAGCCAGGGAATAGTATTGGACTGAAAAATTATAAGTCCAATAGAGCAATAAATTAAATCTGGCCAGTTTTTCTTTCTGTAGTCTGTAGGTGATTGTGAACTGCTCAAACATCCGTATTGCTGAAGTTGGCATGACAAGCAAGTTATATGCATCGTAAGTATTCCTGCTCGTACTACATGACCATAGCTAAATTAGGCACAACCAAATGGAAATGGAGTAGCAAATAGATCTAGAGTTTGATTGATCaagtataatataataatagaagCTGGAACCCAGATAAACATAAAATATAGAGACTAGAGAGAAACCTGGAGAACAAAACTGCAAGGACTGCTATGACCATCATCTGCTGTAAGAGATGCTACTGAATCTGCATCTGTTGTTCCATGTGATGATTgatctgccattttcttcacaATTTGTTGTAAAGAATGTTAACATCAAGGCTTGTGTAATCATGGTTAATCACTAAAAATTTAAGAAAAGCTACCTTTCTCTTTAAGCTTGATTCATTTATGAAATTTTGCTGAAGTATAATCTGCCTCTGCATACAAGGAAACATAAAGGAAAAAACATGAGGCTCCATGGAAAGAAAACTTTATTTCCTGACACTGGAAAggccaatgaaaaaaaaatagatatttaATCTAACAACTTTGATTTAAATAAGGATTAAGGAAACATACAAGGGAGACCTTtgctaaaaaaagaaatgttgaATACGCTTGGCAAACATTATCTATACACAAAAATGCTTGTCGCATTTCTTTTCCTATGTAAATTAGATGCACGGTTTGCAGTCAAAATGTCATTCACCTTCTAAAAAAAGTGATACCATAACAAAAGAAATTGGGTAAGTACCTTGTGCTCATTTATCTCCTGGACCAATTCTTGATTCTGAATCAAAATGGTAAGAAAGCTTAAGTTAGAAAAGATACATGGAACTTGTGGTGATTTTAGCTGCATAAAATAGTTATAGGAAAGGGTCATGGCAGTAGCTAACAGTGTCCTATAAACCAACAACAAAACATTTACATTTTCCTCACGGAAATGAAAATAGTCAGTAGTTATTACATTGAACTGAAACGGTTCGAAGGTACACATCACATCGTACAAAATAATGTTCTGTTAAAGCATGTATAAGCATGTACAAAATACTGTACAAGGAGTAGCTTACTTGCTTCTCAAGAGATACATTTTTCTCCCTCAATGACAATACTTGCTGCATAAATCAAACACGTTTCAGCCCATGGGCAGAAATACCTCCAAAGAAAGGAAACGAGGCAAAGCTAACCTTTTCAAGATCATTATTTGGAACAGAAATCTCTGGTGCATAGAGGTTGATAATGTTATTTAGTTTAAACCTCCTACCACATTGGGGACACTGAAAACATAAACATGGGGTCATTCAAAGGAGTTCTCCAAATAACATTACAGGTTGTATATATAATTCAGAACTAGATTCATTGAACAACATACTGTCGC
The sequence above is drawn from the Oryza glaberrima chromosome 10, OglaRS2, whole genome shotgun sequence genome and encodes:
- the LOC127753255 gene encoding uncharacterized protein LOC127753255, with protein sequence MEEAGDEEGEQGLRLGGVGDGADGEEEVARGVVAPQVLELSSSSSGEEGGSWEEEESQGSVEVTRGGGGDREARVSESRDSAEVNGGEAESQSLPGCPICMNAWTADGAHRVSCIPCGHVYGRSCLERWLLQCRKKPATCPQCGRRFKLNNIINLYAPEISVPNNDLEKQVLSLREKNVSLEKQNQELVQEINEHKRQIILQQNFINESSLKRKKMADQSSHGTTDADSVASLTADDGHSSPCSFVLQNEFFLDGARVMGIDASSQIILTSGRAPGIGAEHVLTKLSMSRQGLQKIHLPSDTKAIRDICILLGGHVVFASLGKKLSLLSMTTDSVVLHYDLPAPGWSCSGDQNSPNHIYAGLQNGMLLTFDIRQTVAPLHSMMGLSTHPVHTIHSVVDGGGSRKVISASSIGPCIWDVDGSRNRPDLLNGMENHGVCISLACNPPSSDLLVASFRPKVELSDDGTSQAGKSQSPTPSASGKLGCHALIRRTSNTSFARDQICRGNVSGLRMSKSAIIPCTGRSNQQHLFAYGDESLRGVRTWRLPSLQTFADLRPHRQPILDLRFAESSSTGERYLGCLSEDRLQVFRVR